In the Aneurinibacillus soli genome, one interval contains:
- a CDS encoding acyl-CoA dehydrogenase has protein sequence MDFQLSEEHKMLRQMVRDFAENELAEKAGERDEEEHFDMEVFHKMAELGLTGIPWPEEYGGAGFDYLSYVIAVEELSRVDSSVGVTLSAHTSLAGWPIYKFGTEEQKQKYLRALAEGRSMGAYCLTEPGSGSDAAGMKTVAKRDGDDYILNGSKIFITNGGLADIYVVFAATNQELKHKGQTAFIVTSDMLGFKVGKKEKKLGIRSSATTEIIFEDCRVPAENVLGKEGEGFKVAMMTLDGGRNGIAAQAVGIADGALTHATAYAKERVQFGKPIAAQQGIAFKLADMATKVEAARLLTYQAAVLEDKKLPYGKASAMAKLFAGDIAMEVTTDAVQVFGGYGYTREYPVERFMRDAKITQIYEGTNEIQRLVISNYLLKD, from the coding sequence ATGGACTTTCAACTGTCTGAAGAACACAAAATGCTGCGTCAAATGGTACGTGATTTCGCTGAGAATGAACTAGCTGAAAAAGCAGGCGAACGTGATGAAGAAGAACATTTTGATATGGAAGTATTCCACAAGATGGCAGAACTCGGTCTAACAGGTATTCCGTGGCCGGAAGAGTACGGCGGCGCGGGCTTTGATTATCTGAGCTATGTGATCGCAGTAGAAGAGCTGTCTCGTGTTGATTCCTCTGTAGGGGTTACTTTATCCGCTCATACGTCGTTAGCAGGCTGGCCGATCTATAAGTTCGGTACAGAAGAGCAGAAGCAGAAGTATCTTCGTGCGCTGGCAGAAGGCCGCAGCATGGGTGCATACTGCCTGACAGAGCCGGGTTCTGGTTCGGATGCAGCTGGTATGAAAACTGTTGCGAAGCGTGATGGCGATGATTACATCCTGAACGGGTCCAAAATCTTCATCACAAACGGCGGACTTGCTGACATTTATGTTGTATTTGCAGCGACAAATCAAGAATTGAAACATAAAGGCCAAACCGCTTTCATCGTGACAAGCGATATGCTAGGCTTCAAAGTCGGCAAAAAAGAGAAAAAGCTCGGCATTCGTTCTTCTGCAACAACCGAAATCATCTTCGAAGATTGCCGTGTACCGGCTGAGAACGTTCTCGGCAAAGAAGGAGAAGGTTTCAAAGTGGCAATGATGACGCTTGATGGAGGCCGTAATGGTATCGCTGCACAGGCGGTAGGTATTGCAGATGGCGCTCTGACACATGCTACTGCATATGCAAAAGAGCGCGTGCAGTTCGGCAAGCCGATTGCAGCACAGCAAGGCATTGCCTTCAAGCTGGCTGATATGGCGACAAAAGTAGAAGCAGCACGTCTCCTGACATACCAGGCAGCCGTGCTTGAAGATAAGAAACTCCCATATGGCAAAGCTTCCGCGATGGCGAAGCTGTTCGCGGGTGATATTGCAATGGAAGTAACAACCGATGCGGTGCAAGTATTCGGCGGTTACGGTTACACACGTGAATATCCAGTTGAGCGCTTCATGCGTGATGCCAAGATTACACAGATTTACGAAGGAACAAACGAAATTCAGCGTCTCGTCATTTCAAATTACTTGCTTAAAGACTAG
- a CDS encoding TetR/AcrR family transcriptional regulator gives MEPKKAIPSMVKDPKLIEKRREQIVEAAVELFISKGFHKTTTREISRASGFSIGTLYEYIESKEDVLYLVCDAIHQNMERGLKEVLVNGVSGAVMLKAAIEGFLRVMDEMQDRVLLIYQEIKSLPKDTMKYVMAKEEEITSFFEEILHRGRKDGSLNIDEPLVKLMAHNIVVLGEMWTFRRWSLRKNYTLEQYTEIQTSLILHDLTGK, from the coding sequence ATGGAGCCGAAAAAAGCAATTCCCTCAATGGTCAAAGACCCGAAGTTGATTGAGAAGCGACGGGAGCAAATCGTGGAGGCAGCTGTGGAGCTGTTTATCTCGAAGGGGTTTCACAAGACAACGACGAGAGAAATTTCACGGGCATCCGGATTCAGTATCGGAACATTGTATGAGTACATCGAATCGAAAGAAGACGTACTGTATCTTGTATGTGATGCGATTCATCAGAATATGGAGCGTGGCTTGAAAGAAGTACTCGTGAATGGTGTCAGCGGGGCTGTCATGCTGAAGGCGGCCATTGAGGGATTCTTGCGTGTAATGGATGAGATGCAAGATCGCGTTTTACTGATTTATCAGGAGATCAAATCGCTTCCGAAGGATACCATGAAATATGTCATGGCGAAGGAAGAAGAAATTACGAGCTTTTTTGAAGAGATTCTACACCGTGGGCGCAAGGACGGATCACTGAATATTGATGAACCGTTGGTAAAGCTGATGGCGCACAATATCGTCGTGCTTGGGGAAATGTGGACCTTCCGTCGTTGGAGCCTGCGGAAGAATTATACACTTGAGCAATACACAGAAATTCAGACGTCGTTGATTTTGCATGACCTTACAGGGAAGTAG
- a CDS encoding acetyl-CoA C-acetyltransferase translates to MKKSVIVSAARTPFGKFGGSLSSLQAVDLGGIVIKEAVERAGIQPEQVDELIMGMVLQGGAKQIPSRQAARKAGLPWEVQTETINKVCASGLRSVTLADQIIRAGDADVIVAGGMESMSNAPYILPNARWGMRMGDGKAVDLMLNDGLTDAYDGKHMAVHGSNVAAEFEIAREAQDEWALRSQQRAAEAMRAGRFNDEIVPVPVPQRKGDPILIDTDESPRETSIEQLAKLSPVFTKDGSITAGNAPGVNDGAGALVVMSEEKAEELGAKPLATILGHAAVGQEAPYIATTPGLAINKLLKKTGYTIDQIDLFEVNEAFAAVVLTSGKIAGWDPEKVNVNGGAIAFGHPIGASGSRILMTLIYELRRRGGGLGIAAICSGAAQGDAILVEVPRV, encoded by the coding sequence ATGAAAAAGTCTGTAATCGTCAGCGCAGCCCGCACACCATTCGGCAAGTTCGGAGGTAGCCTTAGTTCTTTGCAAGCAGTTGATTTAGGTGGAATTGTCATCAAGGAAGCAGTTGAACGTGCAGGTATTCAGCCGGAGCAAGTGGATGAATTGATTATGGGTATGGTTTTGCAAGGCGGTGCCAAGCAGATTCCATCCCGTCAGGCAGCTCGCAAGGCAGGATTGCCGTGGGAAGTACAGACAGAGACAATTAACAAAGTATGTGCTTCCGGCTTACGCAGCGTAACACTTGCGGACCAGATCATTCGTGCAGGAGATGCGGACGTTATTGTGGCAGGTGGCATGGAAAGCATGAGCAATGCGCCATACATTTTGCCGAATGCACGCTGGGGCATGCGTATGGGCGACGGCAAGGCGGTCGACTTGATGCTTAATGACGGTCTTACAGACGCATACGACGGCAAACATATGGCTGTACATGGCAGCAACGTAGCGGCTGAATTTGAGATTGCTCGCGAGGCACAGGATGAGTGGGCACTCCGTAGCCAGCAGCGTGCGGCGGAAGCGATGAGAGCAGGCAGATTTAACGATGAGATCGTGCCGGTTCCAGTACCGCAACGCAAAGGCGATCCAATTCTGATTGACACGGACGAATCGCCACGCGAGACGAGCATCGAACAATTAGCAAAGCTGTCTCCAGTCTTTACAAAAGACGGCTCCATCACAGCAGGTAACGCACCGGGTGTAAACGATGGCGCAGGTGCACTTGTTGTAATGTCCGAAGAGAAAGCAGAAGAGCTTGGTGCAAAACCACTCGCGACCATTCTCGGTCATGCAGCGGTTGGACAGGAAGCACCTTATATTGCGACTACACCAGGACTCGCGATTAATAAGCTTCTTAAGAAAACAGGCTACACCATTGATCAAATTGATCTGTTTGAAGTGAATGAAGCATTTGCAGCCGTTGTCCTCACAAGCGGAAAAATCGCAGGATGGGACCCGGAAAAAGTGAACGTTAACGGCGGTGCGATCGCATTCGGTCACCCAATCGGCGCGAGTGGCTCCCGCATTTTGATGACGCTCATTTATGAACTGCGCCGTCGTGGCGGTGGTCTGGGCATCGCAGCAATTTGCTCCGGTGCAGCACAGGGCGATGCGATTCTGGTAGAAGTTCCAAGGGTGTAA
- the meaB gene encoding methylmalonyl Co-A mutase-associated GTPase MeaB — MHELVERILHGDRRAAARAISYVESNHPDKTQVLQELFPHTGNSFLVGITGSPGAGKSSFVDKLIGYLRKKGLTVGIVAVDPTSPFTGGAILGDRIRMQDHFLDEGVFIRSMGTRGSLGGLARSTKEAVRILDAYGKDVIIIETVGVGQSELDIMNIADTTAVVLNPGGGDTIQAFKAGIMEIADLFILNKADLAGTDKLMREVEQMLDLVKHDAPWRPPIVKTISLQNKGIDEAWQAFIDHQEYSKQSGEWQTRRASHLREEVMEIVEYDMHQIVMQQLRSDAYAESMAKVSSREVDPYEVAGKLFQSLVREK, encoded by the coding sequence GTGCATGAGTTAGTAGAACGCATCTTGCATGGAGATCGCCGGGCGGCTGCCCGGGCGATCTCCTATGTAGAAAGCAATCATCCAGATAAAACACAGGTGCTGCAGGAGCTGTTTCCGCACACCGGCAACTCATTTCTCGTCGGCATCACTGGCTCACCGGGAGCGGGCAAAAGCTCATTTGTTGACAAGCTGATTGGCTATCTTCGTAAAAAAGGTCTGACAGTCGGTATTGTGGCGGTGGACCCAACCAGTCCCTTTACCGGAGGGGCGATTCTGGGCGACCGGATTCGTATGCAGGATCACTTCCTTGATGAGGGGGTATTCATCCGTAGCATGGGGACGCGTGGTAGCCTGGGAGGTCTTGCTCGTTCGACTAAAGAAGCGGTGCGTATTCTTGATGCGTACGGCAAAGACGTGATTATTATCGAGACGGTTGGTGTTGGCCAGTCTGAGCTTGATATTATGAACATTGCCGATACGACAGCCGTCGTGCTCAATCCGGGCGGCGGGGATACGATTCAGGCATTCAAAGCCGGAATTATGGAAATCGCGGACCTGTTTATTCTGAATAAAGCCGATCTTGCGGGAACGGATAAGCTAATGCGCGAGGTTGAACAGATGTTAGATCTTGTAAAACACGATGCGCCATGGCGTCCTCCGATTGTCAAGACGATCTCGCTTCAGAATAAAGGAATTGATGAGGCGTGGCAGGCATTCATCGATCATCAGGAATATTCCAAGCAAAGCGGAGAATGGCAGACGCGCCGGGCTTCTCATTTGCGTGAGGAAGTTATGGAGATCGTGGAGTATGACATGCATCAGATCGTTATGCAACAGCTACGCAGCGATGCATATGCTGAAAGTATGGCGAAAGTTTCAAGCCGCGAGGTCGATCCGTACGAAGTAGCAGGGAAGTTGTTTCAATCACTCGTCCGCGAAAAGTAA
- a CDS encoding acyl-CoA dehydrogenase: MHLQFTEEQDMMRKMVRDFAREEIAPQIEKMEENDEFPYEIIRKMGEYGLMGIPIPEAYGGSEADFISYIIAINEISKVSPTVGVILSVHTSVGTNPILYFGNEEQKKKYVPKLATGEYIGAFALTEPSAGSDAAGMRTTAVKQGDKYILNGSKIFITNGGAASTYIVFAVTDSSKGPKGISAFIVEKDTPGFTVGKKEKKMGLHGSSTTELIFDNAEVPAANLLGEEGMGFTIAMANLDVGRIGIASQGLGIAEGALEHAIAYAKERVQFGKPIAAQQGIGFKLADMATQTEAARMLVYRAAALRNAGVKCGLEASMAKKFATDTAMKVTTEAIQVFGGYGYTREYPVERLFRDAKVTQIYEGTNQIQRLVISKHLLNK, from the coding sequence ATGCATTTACAATTTACAGAAGAGCAAGATATGATGCGCAAGATGGTGCGCGACTTTGCGCGTGAGGAGATTGCACCGCAGATCGAAAAAATGGAAGAGAACGATGAATTCCCATATGAGATCATTCGTAAGATGGGAGAATACGGTCTGATGGGGATTCCGATTCCAGAAGCATACGGCGGTTCAGAAGCGGATTTCATCTCGTATATCATTGCCATTAATGAAATTTCCAAAGTAAGCCCGACAGTAGGAGTAATTCTCTCTGTACACACTTCGGTTGGAACGAACCCGATTTTGTACTTCGGGAATGAAGAGCAGAAGAAGAAGTATGTGCCGAAGCTTGCGACAGGTGAATACATTGGTGCGTTTGCGTTAACGGAACCAAGTGCAGGCTCTGATGCAGCGGGCATGCGAACAACGGCTGTGAAGCAGGGCGATAAATATATTTTGAACGGCTCCAAGATTTTTATTACGAATGGTGGTGCGGCAAGTACGTACATCGTATTTGCGGTAACAGATTCATCCAAAGGACCAAAAGGGATTTCTGCTTTCATTGTAGAAAAAGATACACCAGGGTTTACTGTAGGCAAAAAAGAGAAGAAAATGGGTCTGCACGGTTCGAGTACAACCGAGCTCATTTTCGATAATGCGGAAGTGCCAGCAGCAAATCTACTTGGCGAAGAGGGCATGGGCTTTACTATCGCGATGGCTAACCTTGATGTTGGTCGGATCGGGATTGCTTCACAGGGTCTTGGGATTGCGGAAGGTGCGCTTGAGCATGCGATTGCGTATGCCAAAGAGCGTGTTCAGTTCGGCAAACCGATTGCAGCGCAGCAGGGAATCGGCTTCAAACTCGCAGATATGGCAACACAGACAGAAGCGGCTCGTATGCTTGTATACCGTGCGGCAGCGCTGCGTAATGCAGGCGTGAAGTGCGGATTGGAAGCATCAATGGCGAAGAAGTTCGCAACCGACACGGCTATGAAGGTAACCACAGAAGCGATCCAGGTATTCGGCGGGTATGGATATACGCGTGAATATCCGGTAGAGCGTTTGTTCCGCGATGCTAAAGTTACACAGATTTACGAAGGAACCAACCAGATTCAGCGTCTTGTAATTTCAAAGCACTTACTAAACAAATAA
- a CDS encoding (Fe-S)-binding protein, with translation MNTALSLLNLLAFFAVTGYAVYLFAQLVYSRVTYIKLGRAGDLREDASEKVNQFLVNVFGQRKLLKDSKSGVMHLVLFYGFLLVQFGAIDLIWKGLKPGSHLPFGSAYPYFLLLQEIVVVAILLSIFYAWYRRNVEKLKRLKRGWKANLVVWLITTLMISTLFAEATEMIWLHADKVAYHSTQPIASSIAVLLSGIGSTAAGALFYVFWWTHLLTLLFFLVYIPQGKHAHLLFAPYNWLMKDKSRPPSKLTALDFEKLEEEGAEEFGVGRIENFTQNQLIDLYACVECGRCTSMCPAAGTGKTLSPMDLIVKMRDHLTDKGAAITGRTPWLPASVFKDMKGNELAMQAAVANVAGDEVAVATEGSSALKIDYDVNLIGDVITEEELWACTTCRNCEDQCPVANEHVEKIVDMRRYLVMTEGQMPADAQRALSNIERQSNPWGINRKNRINWREGIEDLVPTAKDADEFDYLFFVGSMGSFDNRSIKITQSFIRVMHKAGIKFAILGNEEKNSGDTPRRLGNEMLYQELAMENIASFEKYGVKKIVTMDPHAYNTIKSEYPDFGLEGVEVYHHTEVLAKWIKEGRLNPVNEVNERVTYHDSCYLGRYNEVYNPPRDILSAIPGVQIVEMERSGCDSMCCGAGGGMMWQEEHQGTRVNIARTEQALAVNPTTIGSACPYCLTMLSDGTKAKEMEEKVQTLDLVEILEKAL, from the coding sequence ATGAATACTGCTCTATCGCTGCTTAATTTGCTTGCATTCTTTGCAGTAACGGGCTATGCGGTGTATTTGTTCGCTCAGCTTGTATACAGCCGAGTAACATACATCAAGCTTGGTCGTGCAGGTGATTTGCGCGAAGACGCCTCCGAGAAAGTGAATCAGTTTCTGGTTAACGTTTTTGGACAGAGAAAACTATTAAAAGATTCCAAAAGCGGCGTCATGCACCTTGTACTTTTTTATGGCTTCCTGTTAGTTCAGTTTGGAGCCATTGATCTGATCTGGAAGGGGCTTAAACCAGGTTCCCATCTTCCATTTGGGTCGGCATATCCGTACTTTTTGTTACTTCAGGAGATTGTTGTCGTTGCGATTTTACTTTCTATTTTCTACGCATGGTATCGTCGTAATGTTGAAAAATTAAAGCGCTTAAAACGTGGCTGGAAAGCAAATCTTGTTGTCTGGCTGATTACAACGTTAATGATCAGTACGTTATTTGCGGAAGCGACAGAAATGATCTGGTTGCATGCAGACAAAGTAGCGTATCATTCCACACAGCCGATCGCATCGAGCATTGCGGTTCTGTTGAGTGGTATCGGTTCGACAGCAGCAGGTGCTTTATTTTACGTGTTCTGGTGGACTCACTTGCTGACGCTTTTATTCTTCCTTGTATACATTCCGCAGGGCAAGCACGCGCATTTGCTGTTTGCACCGTATAACTGGCTGATGAAAGACAAATCCCGTCCGCCAAGTAAACTGACAGCGCTTGACTTCGAGAAGCTGGAAGAAGAAGGTGCGGAAGAGTTTGGGGTTGGCCGCATTGAGAATTTTACGCAAAATCAGCTTATCGATCTGTATGCCTGCGTAGAGTGTGGGCGATGCACGAGCATGTGTCCGGCAGCAGGCACAGGTAAAACATTGTCTCCGATGGATCTCATCGTGAAAATGCGTGATCATCTGACGGACAAAGGGGCGGCGATTACAGGTCGTACACCGTGGTTGCCGGCAAGTGTCTTTAAAGACATGAAGGGCAACGAGTTGGCGATGCAGGCGGCTGTAGCCAATGTAGCGGGTGATGAAGTTGCAGTTGCGACAGAGGGTTCGTCCGCTCTCAAAATTGATTATGATGTAAACCTGATCGGCGATGTTATTACGGAAGAAGAACTGTGGGCTTGTACGACATGCCGCAACTGTGAAGATCAGTGCCCGGTGGCGAATGAACACGTTGAGAAAATTGTCGACATGCGCCGCTACCTTGTTATGACAGAAGGACAGATGCCAGCCGATGCACAGCGTGCGCTGAGCAACATTGAGCGTCAGAGCAATCCGTGGGGGATTAACCGGAAAAACCGCATCAACTGGCGTGAAGGTATTGAAGATTTGGTGCCAACAGCGAAGGATGCGGACGAGTTCGACTACCTGTTCTTTGTTGGATCAATGGGATCGTTTGATAATCGTTCCATTAAGATCACCCAGTCGTTTATCCGTGTTATGCACAAGGCGGGCATCAAGTTTGCTATTCTCGGTAATGAGGAGAAAAACTCAGGTGATACACCACGTCGCCTTGGTAACGAGATGCTGTATCAAGAGCTGGCGATGGAAAATATCGCAAGCTTTGAAAAGTACGGTGTGAAGAAGATCGTCACGATGGACCCACACGCATACAATACAATTAAGAGCGAGTATCCGGACTTCGGTCTCGAAGGGGTGGAAGTATACCACCATACAGAAGTTCTGGCGAAGTGGATCAAAGAAGGCCGCCTGAATCCGGTGAATGAAGTGAATGAGCGTGTGACGTACCATGACTCTTGCTACCTGGGTCGTTACAACGAAGTGTACAATCCGCCGCGCGACATTCTGTCTGCGATTCCGGGCGTACAGATCGTTGAGATGGAGCGTTCCGGCTGCGACAGCATGTGCTGTGGTGCAGGTGGCGGTATGATGTGGCAGGAAGAGCACCAAGGTACACGTGTAAACATTGCGCGTACAGAACAGGCTCTCGCTGTGAATCCGACCACAATCGGAAGCGCATGCCCATACTGTCTGACGATGCTGTCTGACGGTACAAAAGCAAAAGAAATGGAAGAGAAAGTTCAGACACTCGACCTCGTAGAAATTTTGGAAAAAGCATTATAA
- a CDS encoding 3-hydroxybutyryl-CoA dehydrogenase, translating to MEVKTFMVVGAGQMGSGIAQVAAQAGLNVILHDVKDEFVNRGLGVITKNLTRDVEKGRKTEEEKQAILGRIKPSTDINNAKDIDFVVEAIIENMEVKTQLFKQLDELAPAHAILASNTSSLPITEIAAVTKRPEQVIGMHFMNPVPVMKLIEVIRGLATSDETYKIVAELSEKMNKTAVEVNDFPGFVSNRVLLPMINEAIYCVYEGVATPEAIDDVMKMGMNHPMGPLTLADFIGLDTCLYIMEVLHEGLGDSKYRPCPLLRKYVKAGWLGRKSGRGFYVYE from the coding sequence ATGGAAGTAAAAACATTTATGGTTGTAGGCGCAGGTCAGATGGGAAGCGGCATTGCACAAGTAGCGGCACAGGCAGGACTGAACGTTATCCTGCATGATGTAAAAGACGAATTTGTGAACCGTGGCCTTGGTGTGATTACGAAGAATCTCACACGTGATGTAGAAAAAGGACGCAAGACAGAAGAAGAGAAACAGGCGATCCTTGGCCGCATCAAGCCGTCTACAGACATCAACAACGCAAAAGACATCGACTTCGTTGTCGAAGCGATCATTGAAAACATGGAAGTCAAAACACAGCTGTTCAAGCAGCTTGATGAGCTTGCACCTGCGCACGCCATTCTTGCGAGTAACACGTCCTCGCTCCCGATCACAGAGATTGCAGCGGTAACGAAACGTCCGGAGCAAGTGATCGGTATGCACTTTATGAATCCGGTTCCTGTTATGAAGCTGATCGAAGTGATTCGCGGTCTGGCTACTTCGGATGAGACATACAAAATCGTAGCAGAACTGTCCGAGAAGATGAACAAGACAGCGGTGGAAGTAAACGACTTCCCTGGCTTTGTATCCAACCGTGTTCTGCTTCCGATGATCAATGAAGCAATCTACTGTGTATACGAAGGCGTTGCAACACCGGAAGCAATTGATGATGTAATGAAAATGGGCATGAACCATCCGATGGGTCCACTGACACTCGCTGACTTTATTGGGCTTGATACGTGCCTCTATATCATGGAAGTGCTGCATGAAGGCCTAGGAGATTCCAAATACCGTCCATGCCCGTTGCTGCGCAAATATGTAAAAGCAGGCTGGCTCGGACGTAAATCAGGTCGCGGCTTCTACGTATACGAATAG